In one Chelmon rostratus isolate fCheRos1 chromosome 7, fCheRos1.pri, whole genome shotgun sequence genomic region, the following are encoded:
- the trarg1a gene encoding trafficking regulator of GLUT4 1, with the protein MAINTDTDFLKSNLGESGGGPPPADSQETEKLLALTTEPGGNGMKMSTSFTVNMDSDKGLEADQNGHSVAVRSGSAGQLAAAAPLSPSKVSLSRSSTGNATVQETPKPKDYLILVILSCFCPVWPVSIVALVYSIMSRNSLQVGDIDGARRLGRLARLLSIVSIVLGIVIIIVYVSVSVSQ; encoded by the exons ATGGCCATCAACACGGACACCGACTTCCTGAAGTCCAACttgggtgagagtggaggaggcCCTCCGCCCGCGGACTCCCAGGAGACGGAGAAACTGCTGGCGCTGACCACCGAGCCTGGGGGCAATGGGATGAAGATGTCCACCTCCTTCACGGTCAACATGGACAGCGACAAGGGCCTGGAGGCGGACCAGAACGGCCACAGCGTGGCCGTGAGATCCGGCTCCGCCGGGCAGCTGGCCGCCGCCGCCCCCCTCTCCCCGTCCAAGGTCAGTCTGAGCCGCTCCTCCACCGGGAACGCGACCGTCCAGGAGACCCCGAAACCCAAGGATTACCTCATCCTCGTCATCTTGTCCTGCTTCTGCCCCGTCTGGCCCGTCAGCATTGTCGCACTGGTGTACTCCATCATG TCCAGAAACAGTCTCCAGGTGGGCGATATTGACGGGGCCCGGAGGCTGGGACGACTGGCTCGTCTGCTCAGCATCGTCTCCATCGTCCTGGGCATTGTCATCATCATAGTCTACGTCTCAGTTTCAG TAAGCCAGTGA
- the aipl1 gene encoding aryl-hydrocarbon-interacting protein-like 1 isoform X2 has product MFWYLGSPAAQVTFHFRTQLCDDDRTVIDDSKVVGTPMEIVIGNMFKLDIWETLLSSMRIGEVAEFWCDIIHTGVYPLVSKSMRRIAEGKDPVDWHIHTCGMANMFAYHSLGYDDLDELMKEPKPLYFVLELIRVQQPSEYNRETWAMSDEERLKVVPVLHGQGNKLYKQGQYQLATQKYKEAIICIKNVQTKEKAWDVPWLKLEKMANTLTLNYCQCLMHMEEYYEVIEHTSDIINQHPGVKKAFFLRAKAHVEVWNEAEARQDFSRVLDLDPGMKKAVKKELAVLNMRMEEKNQEDKSKYKGMF; this is encoded by the exons ATGTTCTGGTATTTGGGATCGCCTGCAGCTCAG GTGACGTTCCACTTCCGCACCCAGTTGTGTGATGACGACCGTACGGTGATCGATGACAGCAAAGTGGTGGGGACGCCCATGGAAATAGTGATCGGCAACATGTTTAAACTGGACATCTGGGAGACCCTGCTGTCCTCCATGAGGATCGGTGAGGTGGCTGAGTTCTGGTGTGACATCATT cacacTGGTGTTTATCCACTCGTGTCTAAGAGTATGAGGCGCATAGCGGAGGGCAAAGACCCAGTCGACTGGCACATCCACACGTGTGGAATGGCCAACATGTTCGCCTACCACAGCCTTGGCTACGATGACCTGGACGAGCTGATGAAGGAGCCAAAACCCCTCTACTTTGTCCTGGAGCTGATCAGG GTGCAGCAGCCCAGCGAGTACAATAGGGAGACGTGGGCCATGAGTGATGAGGAGAGGCTGAAGGTCGTGCCCGTGCTGCACGGCCAGGGGAACAAGCTCTACAAACAAGGACAGTACCAGCTGGCCACACAAAAGTACAAAGAGGCCATCATCTGCATCAAGAATGTTCAGACGAAG GAGAAAGCGTGGGACGTGCCGTGGCTGAAGCTGGAGAAGATGGCCAACACCCTGACGCTCAACTACTGCCAGTGTCTGATGCACATGGAGGAGTACTACGAGGTCATTGAACACACCAGCGACATTATCAACCAGCACCCAG GTGTTAAAAAGGCTTTCTTCCTGCGAGCCAAGGCCCACGTGGAAGTGTGGAACGAGGCGGAGGCCCGGCAGGACTTCAGCAGGGTGCTGGATCTGGACCCTGGCATGAAGAAGGCCGTGAAGAAGGAACTGGCTGTGCTCAACATGCGCATGGAAGAGAAGAACCAGGAGGACAAGAGCAAGTACAAGGGCATGTTCTGA
- the aipl1 gene encoding aryl-hydrocarbon-interacting protein-like 1 isoform X1 yields MTDMQDTLLLGSEGIKKTILHGGTGDIPKLTTGAKVTFHFRTQLCDDDRTVIDDSKVVGTPMEIVIGNMFKLDIWETLLSSMRIGEVAEFWCDIIHTGVYPLVSKSMRRIAEGKDPVDWHIHTCGMANMFAYHSLGYDDLDELMKEPKPLYFVLELIRVQQPSEYNRETWAMSDEERLKVVPVLHGQGNKLYKQGQYQLATQKYKEAIICIKNVQTKEKAWDVPWLKLEKMANTLTLNYCQCLMHMEEYYEVIEHTSDIINQHPGVKKAFFLRAKAHVEVWNEAEARQDFSRVLDLDPGMKKAVKKELAVLNMRMEEKNQEDKSKYKGMF; encoded by the exons ATGACGGACATGCAGGATACGCTGTTGCTGGGTTCGGAGGGAATCAAGAAAACCATCCTGCATGGAGGGACCGGAGACATCCCAAAACTCACCACTGGGGCAAAG GTGACGTTCCACTTCCGCACCCAGTTGTGTGATGACGACCGTACGGTGATCGATGACAGCAAAGTGGTGGGGACGCCCATGGAAATAGTGATCGGCAACATGTTTAAACTGGACATCTGGGAGACCCTGCTGTCCTCCATGAGGATCGGTGAGGTGGCTGAGTTCTGGTGTGACATCATT cacacTGGTGTTTATCCACTCGTGTCTAAGAGTATGAGGCGCATAGCGGAGGGCAAAGACCCAGTCGACTGGCACATCCACACGTGTGGAATGGCCAACATGTTCGCCTACCACAGCCTTGGCTACGATGACCTGGACGAGCTGATGAAGGAGCCAAAACCCCTCTACTTTGTCCTGGAGCTGATCAGG GTGCAGCAGCCCAGCGAGTACAATAGGGAGACGTGGGCCATGAGTGATGAGGAGAGGCTGAAGGTCGTGCCCGTGCTGCACGGCCAGGGGAACAAGCTCTACAAACAAGGACAGTACCAGCTGGCCACACAAAAGTACAAAGAGGCCATCATCTGCATCAAGAATGTTCAGACGAAG GAGAAAGCGTGGGACGTGCCGTGGCTGAAGCTGGAGAAGATGGCCAACACCCTGACGCTCAACTACTGCCAGTGTCTGATGCACATGGAGGAGTACTACGAGGTCATTGAACACACCAGCGACATTATCAACCAGCACCCAG GTGTTAAAAAGGCTTTCTTCCTGCGAGCCAAGGCCCACGTGGAAGTGTGGAACGAGGCGGAGGCCCGGCAGGACTTCAGCAGGGTGCTGGATCTGGACCCTGGCATGAAGAAGGCCGTGAAGAAGGAACTGGCTGTGCTCAACATGCGCATGGAAGAGAAGAACCAGGAGGACAAGAGCAAGTACAAGGGCATGTTCTGA